TGGTTAATCAACCCCGACATGGTGGTGTACTGTTTGGTTATTGCCGCGGTATGGCAGGCGTCTGGCTTTGTGATGGCGTTGTTCTTGGCGGGTCTTCGCGGTGTGGATGGTGATTTAATCAAAGCCGCTCACCTCGATGGCGCGAGTACGTTTACGACGTACCGCCGCGTGATTTTACCGTCGTTGAAACCGGTCTTTTTTAGTGCCTTGGTGATTTTGTCGCACATTGCGATTAAGAGCTTCGACTTGGTGGCCGCGCTCACCAACGGGGGGCCGGGGTACTCGTCTGACTTACCCGCCAACTTCATGTACGCACACACCTTTACCCGTAGCCAAATCGGCCTAGGCTCCGCGTCTGCGATGGTTATGTTGGGATGCGTGTTGGCGATCTTGATCCCTTATTTGTACTCAGAACTGCGAGGTGAACGCCATGAGTAATCACACGGTACGCCGTAAAACCTCTGGGCTGGACAAAGCCTTACGTGTCGCTTTATACACGGTGCTGTTAGTCGTTGCCGCGTTTTACTTGATGCCTTTTATCGTTATGTTGCTGACCTCGTTGAAAGACGTTGAAGAAATTCGCTCTGGCACCTTGCTGTCTTTGCCCGCGGTATTGAATTTCGATTCTTGGTCTAAGGCTTGGTCAAGCGCCTGTACCGGCAGCAGCTGCGACGGCATTTCGCCTTTCTTTATGAACTCGTTCCAAATTGTGTTGCCTGCGGTGGCGATCTCGACCCTGCTTGGTGCGATCAATGGTTACGTGATTTCTTTATGGAAGTTTCGCGGTAGCGATGTGTTTTTTGCAGCGCTGTTAGTTGGTTGCTTCATTCCTTTCCAAGTCATCTTGTTGCCCATGGCACGTACGTTGGGTTGGTTAGGCATTGCGAATACCACAACCGGCTTGGTGTTTGTTCACGTGGTGTATGGGGTGGCGTTTACGACTTTGTTCTTCCGTAACTTTTACCAGTCTATTCCGGGCGAATTAGTCAAAGCGGCCCGTCTTGATGGAGCCGGTTTCTTCACTATTTTCTATCGTATTATTTTACCCGTATCGACACCGATCATCGTGGTAACCGTGATTTGGCAGTTTACGCAAATCTGGAACGACTTTCTTTTCGGCGTGGCGTTTTCTGGCTTTGATACTCAGCCGGTCACCGTTGCTTTGAACAACTTAGTTAACACCAGCTTTGGCGGTAAAGAGTACAACGTAGACATGGCCGCGGCCATTATTGCCGCTTTACCAACCCTTGCTGTGTATGTGTTTGCCGGTAAATATTTCGTCCGCGGCTTAACCGCGGGTGCGGTCAAAGGCTAGGCCTTTTCACACAAACCAACACAATACGAACAAGCACAACGCGTGGGCCTTTATACGACACCGCCCACGCCATTTGACCTTATTTGGAGTACTAACATGGCTAACCTTGTCATCGATAATGTGAAAAAAAGCTACGGCAACACAGAAATTTTAAAAGGCATTAATATTTCCATCAAAGCGGGTGAATTCCTGATTTTGGTAGGGCCGTCCGGTTGTGGTAAATCCACGTTGATGAACTCCATTGCCGGCCTTGAAGAAGTGACCGAAGGCCGTATTCTCATCGCCGATAACGACGTAACCCACACCAGCCCAAAAGATCGTGACATCGCAATGGTGTTCCAGTCTTATGCTTTGTACCCAAACATGACCGTTGAGCAGAACATCTCTTTTGGTTTGGAGATGCGCAAAGTCCCTAAAGCTGAACGTGATGTAGAAGTACAGCGCGTGGCAGAGATGCTGCAAATTAACCATTTATTAAACCGTAAACCCGCGCAATTATCAGGTGGACAGCGCCAACGTGTCGCCATGGGGCGTGCTTTAGCTCGTCGTCCTCAGCTTTATTTGTTCGATGAGCCATTGTCTAACTTAGACGCAAAACTGCGCGTAGAAATGCGTACCGAGATCAAAAAATTGCACCAAAAACTCGGCACAACCATCGTGTATGTCACCCACGATCAAATCGAAGCCATGACACTCGCCGACCGTATCGCGGTGATGAAAGATGGCGAAGTACAACAGCTTGGCTCACCACAAGAAATTTATGACAATCCGGCTAACTTGTTTGTCGCAGGGTTTATGGGCTCACCAGCGATGAACTTTATTCCGACGCACGTCATCGAAAAAGACGGTGTCCCCATGTTGGAATTAGCCACCAGCACGACCGTTGCCTTGCCATTTCCCAAACCCGATGCACTCAAAGGCTATGTTGGTAAAACCGTGCTGTTGGGGTTACGCCCCGAAATGATCACAGAACCGCAGCCGCACAAAGAAGGCCAGCCATTTGTCACAGTGACCGACGTGGAAGTGGAAGTCACGGAGCCCATGGGCGCCGACACCATGATTTTAACCCGTGTTAACGACGCCGAAATCAACTGCCGCTCTAACCCTATGTACCCAGCGAAAGCGGGCGCCATTATTAAAATGATGTTTGATACTTCCAAAGCGGTTGTATTCGACCAAGCGTCAGGCAAACGCCTCGATCTCTAACCGGTTTCATTGGTAATCGTTTCGCTGTGTTCAGCGCGCCTGTGTCAGAGATGATGTCTCTTTCACAGGTTTTTTTTGTTTAAAACACACGCAGAAAAATATAGTGTGTAAAACGTGTACTCCTTATCGCTACCATCACATCCAAACGCCACATCGAGACCTCACTATGAATCAAGCCAAAGGGCACCTCAAACAAAACCCGATTCACTACGCCTGTCGTGTCACCGCGCTGGGCTGGATGATCATGGCGACGACCGACAAAGGCGTTTGCTGTGTGCAATTCGGTGACGACGAAATCGCCCTTGTGTCGCTCTTAAGCCTTGAGTTCCCAGACACTGAGCTTAGGCTTGGAAGCCATCAAGCCTCACCAAGGCTGAACGACTGGATAAACGCACTAAACGACCACATTTCTCTCGGATCTCCTCGTCCCGATATCCCACTCGACGTTGGCGGCACCGAATTTCAAGCCATCGTTTGGCAGTGTTTATTGAACATACCTGAAGGCAACACGTGCAGTTACGGTGAACTGGCCGCACAAATTGATCGCCCTAACGCGGTGCGTGCTGTCGGCACGGCCTGCGGTAAAAACCGCATCGCGGTGCTCATTCCTTGTCATCGAGTACGGCGCCATGATGGTCACCTCGGAGGCTATCGTTGGGGACTGGAACGCAAACACGCACTGCTTGATAACGAAGCAAAAGCGGCTACCCACAAGGCTCCCTACAAGAGGGAAACAACCTGATATTGCACAAATGGTCAAAATTACGCCATTGTCTCTCGAACTTGTCACAAATATGAGATACATTTCAAACAGCGCCATTAAGATAAGCCACAGCATAGTGGCATGTGGTTACCCTCTCTCTAAACATTAGTGCTGACTAATATCATGTAAGGAACAAAGTCATGAAATTATCCACTCGCTTTATCACTCACTTTGCCGTCACCGGGGTCGCGCTGTCTATTACCGCCTGCTCTGTGATGGGACCGCAACAACCAGATTGGCAAGCTGACAAAGAATATCGTGTCACTATTTTGCACACTAACGACCATCACGGACGTTTTTGGCAAAACAGCAATGGCGAATACGGCATGGCCGCGCGTAAAACCCTCATCGATAACATTCGTGAAGAAGTCGCATTAGAAAACGGCAACTCTCTCCTGCTGTCCGGTGGTGACATTAACACCGGCGTTCCAGAATCCGATTTACAAGACGCTGAACCCGATTTTCGTGGCATGAACATGCTGAAATACGATGCCATGGCA
The sequence above is a segment of the Marinomonas sp. IMCC 4694 genome. Coding sequences within it:
- a CDS encoding ABC transporter ATP-binding protein yields the protein MANLVIDNVKKSYGNTEILKGINISIKAGEFLILVGPSGCGKSTLMNSIAGLEEVTEGRILIADNDVTHTSPKDRDIAMVFQSYALYPNMTVEQNISFGLEMRKVPKAERDVEVQRVAEMLQINHLLNRKPAQLSGGQRQRVAMGRALARRPQLYLFDEPLSNLDAKLRVEMRTEIKKLHQKLGTTIVYVTHDQIEAMTLADRIAVMKDGEVQQLGSPQEIYDNPANLFVAGFMGSPAMNFIPTHVIEKDGVPMLELATSTTVALPFPKPDALKGYVGKTVLLGLRPEMITEPQPHKEGQPFVTVTDVEVEVTEPMGADTMILTRVNDAEINCRSNPMYPAKAGAIIKMMFDTSKAVVFDQASGKRLDL
- a CDS encoding carbohydrate ABC transporter permease is translated as MSNHTVRRKTSGLDKALRVALYTVLLVVAAFYLMPFIVMLLTSLKDVEEIRSGTLLSLPAVLNFDSWSKAWSSACTGSSCDGISPFFMNSFQIVLPAVAISTLLGAINGYVISLWKFRGSDVFFAALLVGCFIPFQVILLPMARTLGWLGIANTTTGLVFVHVVYGVAFTTLFFRNFYQSIPGELVKAARLDGAGFFTIFYRIILPVSTPIIVVTVIWQFTQIWNDFLFGVAFSGFDTQPVTVALNNLVNTSFGGKEYNVDMAAAIIAALPTLAVYVFAGKYFVRGLTAGAVKG
- a CDS encoding methylated-DNA--[protein]-cysteine S-methyltransferase, producing MNQAKGHLKQNPIHYACRVTALGWMIMATTDKGVCCVQFGDDEIALVSLLSLEFPDTELRLGSHQASPRLNDWINALNDHISLGSPRPDIPLDVGGTEFQAIVWQCLLNIPEGNTCSYGELAAQIDRPNAVRAVGTACGKNRIAVLIPCHRVRRHDGHLGGYRWGLERKHALLDNEAKAATHKAPYKRETT